Proteins encoded by one window of Juglans regia cultivar Chandler chromosome 15, Walnut 2.0, whole genome shotgun sequence:
- the LOC108994599 gene encoding uncharacterized protein LOC108994599 isoform X1, with protein MEEGDILLSQSRAFYAPLLRAALADDWKAAKAFIQNHPYSIRAKITKEEGTALHNAAAAKRTHFVKKLVRLMEPKELELRTNGDCTTLYFAAQSEIVTIAKVMVKKNNNLPSIYPKNCIQVSPLYAAIRTGNREMVSYLYSVTPIEDLASVDLIELLIATISTDLYDTALKILDTLTLAPDQEKDLLWYPLEMLARKPSEIGSKIRPSVWERCLNFCFRGRICNKAMMQASTHQLVHRLWKQFGNDNFLSTVVHYHMKLLVEAAKVGNVEFLIILIRSYPDLIWQVDEEYGTLFHVAIQHRQRHVFNLIYEIGVMKGNLASYHAKGRNNMLHLAGELPSSDRLNIVSGAALQMKRELLWFQEIENIVPKSYVNEPNEKGETPRDIFVKTHEELQKNGEKWMKDTANSCMLVAALIATVVFPAAFALPGGNNQETGIPIFLEDSYFVVFFISDAIAMSFSSTSILVFLSILTSRYTERDFLNSLPRRLALGLATLLISIVGMLIAFTSACFLVFKHKSSVPIRIIVVAPIVPISFFVILHYGLWLDIFHSAFYSNRFLFRSHNRLFKQAIQLGKE; from the exons ATGGAAGAGGGTGATATCTTATTATCTCAATCACGTGCCTTTTATGCTCCTCTCCTTCGAGCTGCCCTAGCAGATGACTGGAAAGCTGCTAAAGCTTTTATCCAGAACCATCCATACTCCATTAGAGCTAAAATAACAAAAGAGGAAGGGACAGCTCTTCACAATGCTGCAGCTGCAAAACGTACCCATTTTGTAAAAAAGCTCGTGAGATTGATGGAACCGAAAGAACTAGAATTGAGAACCAACGGAGACTGCACGACCCTTTATTTTGCCGCTCAATCAGAAATCGTAACAATTGCAAAGGTGATGGTGAAAAAGAACAACAATCTGCCATCGATATATCCCAAGAATTGCATACAAGTTTCACCACTTTACGCTGCAATAAGGACTGGAAATAGAGAGATGGTGTCGTATTTATACTCTGTGACTCCTATTGAAGACTTGGCATCAGTGGATTTGATTGAGCTCCTTATCGCTACTATTTCCACTGACTTGTATG ATACGGCACTCAAAATTCTGGACACTCTAACGTTAGCACCTGATCAAGAGAAGGATCTTCTTTGGTATCCATTGGAAATGTTGGCCAGAAAACCTTCGGAAATTGGCAGCAAAATTCGGCCATCAGTATGGGAAAGATGCTTAAACTTCT GCTTCAGAGGTCGTATCTGCAACAAAGCTATGATGCAAGCATCAACCCATCAATTAGTTCACCGCCTTTGGAAACAGTTTGGAAACGACAATTTCTTGTCAACTGTGGTTCACTATCATATGAAACTACTTGTTGAAGCGGCAAAAGTAGGGAACGTTGAATTTCTAATTATACTTATACGCTCTTATCCCGATCTCATATGGCAAGTAGACGAAGAATATGGAACTTTATTTCACGTTGCTATTCAACATCGACAAAGgcatgtttttaatttaatatatgagaTAGGTGTTATGAAGGGCAACCTTGCGAGCTATCATGCCAAAGGGAGAAACAATATGCTGCACTTAGCTGGAGAATTGCCTTCATCAGATCGACTGAATATCGTATCAGGAGCAGCCCTTCAAATGAAACGAGAGTTGTTGTGGTTTCAA GAGATAGAAAATATCGTGCCGAAGTCATATGTGAACGAACCGAATGAAAAAGGAGAAACACCAAGGGATATATTTGTAAAGACTCATGAAGAACTACAGAAGAATGGTGAAAAGTGGATGAAGGACACGGCAAACTCTTGCATGCTTGTGGCAGCACTGATTGCCACTGTAGTTTTTCCAGCTGCCTTCGCACTACCGGGTGGCAACAATCAAGAAACAGGCATTCCTATATTTCTCGAAGACAGCTACTTTGTGGTATTCTTCATATCAGATGCAATAGCAATGTCATTCTCTTCGACTTCAATATTAGTTTTCTTGTCAATTCTCACGTCACGCTACACGGAGAGGGATTTCCTCAACTCATTACCTCGAAGGTTGGCATTGGGACTCGCTACGCTTTTAATCTCAATCGTAGGCATGCTGATAGCCTTCACTTCAGCTTGCTTTTTGGTCTTTAAACACAAATCAAGTGTTCCAATCCGCATAATTGTCGTAGCGCCGATTGTCCCAATTAGTTTCTTTGTTATCCTACATTATGGCCTTTGGTTGGATATATTCCACTCAGCATTCTATTCAAATAGGTTCCTTTTCCGGTCACATAATAGGCTTTTCAAGCAAGCAATCCAGCTAGGGAAAGAATGA
- the LOC108994599 gene encoding uncharacterized protein LOC108994599 isoform X2, protein MEEGDILLSQSRAFYAPLLRAALADDWKAAKAFIQNHPYSIRAKITKEEGTALHNAAAAKRTHFVKKLVRLMEPKELELRTNGDCTTLYFAAQSEIVTIAKVMVKKNNNLPSIYPKNCIQVSPLYAAIRTGNREMVSYLYSVTPIEDLASVDLIELLIATISTDLYDTALKILDTLTLAPDQEKDLLWYPLEMLARKPSEIGSKIRPSVWERCLNFCVMKGNLASYHAKGRNNMLHLAGELPSSDRLNIVSGAALQMKRELLWFQEIENIVPKSYVNEPNEKGETPRDIFVKTHEELQKNGEKWMKDTANSCMLVAALIATVVFPAAFALPGGNNQETGIPIFLEDSYFVVFFISDAIAMSFSSTSILVFLSILTSRYTERDFLNSLPRRLALGLATLLISIVGMLIAFTSACFLVFKHKSSVPIRIIVVAPIVPISFFVILHYGLWLDIFHSAFYSNRFLFRSHNRLFKQAIQLGKE, encoded by the exons ATGGAAGAGGGTGATATCTTATTATCTCAATCACGTGCCTTTTATGCTCCTCTCCTTCGAGCTGCCCTAGCAGATGACTGGAAAGCTGCTAAAGCTTTTATCCAGAACCATCCATACTCCATTAGAGCTAAAATAACAAAAGAGGAAGGGACAGCTCTTCACAATGCTGCAGCTGCAAAACGTACCCATTTTGTAAAAAAGCTCGTGAGATTGATGGAACCGAAAGAACTAGAATTGAGAACCAACGGAGACTGCACGACCCTTTATTTTGCCGCTCAATCAGAAATCGTAACAATTGCAAAGGTGATGGTGAAAAAGAACAACAATCTGCCATCGATATATCCCAAGAATTGCATACAAGTTTCACCACTTTACGCTGCAATAAGGACTGGAAATAGAGAGATGGTGTCGTATTTATACTCTGTGACTCCTATTGAAGACTTGGCATCAGTGGATTTGATTGAGCTCCTTATCGCTACTATTTCCACTGACTTGTATG ATACGGCACTCAAAATTCTGGACACTCTAACGTTAGCACCTGATCAAGAGAAGGATCTTCTTTGGTATCCATTGGAAATGTTGGCCAGAAAACCTTCGGAAATTGGCAGCAAAATTCGGCCATCAGTATGGGAAAGATGCTTAAACTTCT GTGTTATGAAGGGCAACCTTGCGAGCTATCATGCCAAAGGGAGAAACAATATGCTGCACTTAGCTGGAGAATTGCCTTCATCAGATCGACTGAATATCGTATCAGGAGCAGCCCTTCAAATGAAACGAGAGTTGTTGTGGTTTCAA GAGATAGAAAATATCGTGCCGAAGTCATATGTGAACGAACCGAATGAAAAAGGAGAAACACCAAGGGATATATTTGTAAAGACTCATGAAGAACTACAGAAGAATGGTGAAAAGTGGATGAAGGACACGGCAAACTCTTGCATGCTTGTGGCAGCACTGATTGCCACTGTAGTTTTTCCAGCTGCCTTCGCACTACCGGGTGGCAACAATCAAGAAACAGGCATTCCTATATTTCTCGAAGACAGCTACTTTGTGGTATTCTTCATATCAGATGCAATAGCAATGTCATTCTCTTCGACTTCAATATTAGTTTTCTTGTCAATTCTCACGTCACGCTACACGGAGAGGGATTTCCTCAACTCATTACCTCGAAGGTTGGCATTGGGACTCGCTACGCTTTTAATCTCAATCGTAGGCATGCTGATAGCCTTCACTTCAGCTTGCTTTTTGGTCTTTAAACACAAATCAAGTGTTCCAATCCGCATAATTGTCGTAGCGCCGATTGTCCCAATTAGTTTCTTTGTTATCCTACATTATGGCCTTTGGTTGGATATATTCCACTCAGCATTCTATTCAAATAGGTTCCTTTTCCGGTCACATAATAGGCTTTTCAAGCAAGCAATCCAGCTAGGGAAAGAATGA
- the LOC108994599 gene encoding uncharacterized protein LOC108994599 isoform X3, translating to MEEGDILLSQSRAFYAPLLRAALADDWKAAKAFIQNHPYSIRAKITKEEGTALHNAAAAKRTHFVKKLVRLMEPKELELRTNGDCTTLYFAAQSEIVTIAKVMVKKNNNLPSIYPKNCIQVSPLYAAIRTGNREMVSYLYSVTPIEDLASVDLIELLIATISTDLYDTALKILDTLTLAPDQEKDLLWYPLEMLARKPSEIGSKIRPSVWERCLNFCFRGRICNKAMMQASTHQLVHRLWKQFGNDNFLSTVVHYHMKLLVEAAKVGNVEFLIILIRSYPDLIWQVDEEYGTLFHVAIQHRQRHVFNLIYEIGVMKGNLASYHAKGRNNMLHLAGELPSSDRLNIVSGAALQMKRELLWFQEIENIVPKSYVNEPNEKGETPRDIFVKTHEELQKNGEKWMKDTANSCMLVAALIATVVFPAAFALPGGNNQETGIPIFLEDSYFVICGTFQRRFKNRKHG from the exons ATGGAAGAGGGTGATATCTTATTATCTCAATCACGTGCCTTTTATGCTCCTCTCCTTCGAGCTGCCCTAGCAGATGACTGGAAAGCTGCTAAAGCTTTTATCCAGAACCATCCATACTCCATTAGAGCTAAAATAACAAAAGAGGAAGGGACAGCTCTTCACAATGCTGCAGCTGCAAAACGTACCCATTTTGTAAAAAAGCTCGTGAGATTGATGGAACCGAAAGAACTAGAATTGAGAACCAACGGAGACTGCACGACCCTTTATTTTGCCGCTCAATCAGAAATCGTAACAATTGCAAAGGTGATGGTGAAAAAGAACAACAATCTGCCATCGATATATCCCAAGAATTGCATACAAGTTTCACCACTTTACGCTGCAATAAGGACTGGAAATAGAGAGATGGTGTCGTATTTATACTCTGTGACTCCTATTGAAGACTTGGCATCAGTGGATTTGATTGAGCTCCTTATCGCTACTATTTCCACTGACTTGTATG ATACGGCACTCAAAATTCTGGACACTCTAACGTTAGCACCTGATCAAGAGAAGGATCTTCTTTGGTATCCATTGGAAATGTTGGCCAGAAAACCTTCGGAAATTGGCAGCAAAATTCGGCCATCAGTATGGGAAAGATGCTTAAACTTCT GCTTCAGAGGTCGTATCTGCAACAAAGCTATGATGCAAGCATCAACCCATCAATTAGTTCACCGCCTTTGGAAACAGTTTGGAAACGACAATTTCTTGTCAACTGTGGTTCACTATCATATGAAACTACTTGTTGAAGCGGCAAAAGTAGGGAACGTTGAATTTCTAATTATACTTATACGCTCTTATCCCGATCTCATATGGCAAGTAGACGAAGAATATGGAACTTTATTTCACGTTGCTATTCAACATCGACAAAGgcatgtttttaatttaatatatgagaTAGGTGTTATGAAGGGCAACCTTGCGAGCTATCATGCCAAAGGGAGAAACAATATGCTGCACTTAGCTGGAGAATTGCCTTCATCAGATCGACTGAATATCGTATCAGGAGCAGCCCTTCAAATGAAACGAGAGTTGTTGTGGTTTCAA GAGATAGAAAATATCGTGCCGAAGTCATATGTGAACGAACCGAATGAAAAAGGAGAAACACCAAGGGATATATTTGTAAAGACTCATGAAGAACTACAGAAGAATGGTGAAAAGTGGATGAAGGACACGGCAAACTCTTGCATGCTTGTGGCAGCACTGATTGCCACTGTAGTTTTTCCAGCTGCCTTCGCACTACCGGGTGGCAACAATCAAGAAACAGGCATTCCTATATTTCTCGAAGACAGCTACTTTGTG